The window AGTTGCAAACGCCTCCATCCTCTCCTTAGGAAGCGACAATCCGACCACCAAACCGCCAGGGGAATCCGACGAATTACACAACGACATCGAATACTTCTCCTTATCCATCGACAAAACCTCCAACCTCGACCCCGTCCCCCACCCGAAATCCGAATTCAACATATCGAATTTCGGCGAACCGGAAACGCCAAAAGTGCTCAACTCCCTAAATTTCGACGCTTCCGACAACCAATTATCCGCTCCTTTCAAAAAATTCTCCTTGTTGTTAATCTGATTCTTGATATGATCAGCAATAGCTTCTGCTGCCGCCACGAATCCTTCCTCCGCCGCCACCTTCTTATGCTCCATCTTAATCATCCCGCCGCCTAAACAATTCCCGAAGTAATTAACCGGCACGGGCGGGTCAATCATAGCGTTCGGCCGGCCCCTCCCGTCTGccgaaaaaaagaaaacctcGTCACGATCCTCATCCACCTCCTCCCCGGCGGCGTCCACAGATTTCACTACAGAACTCCACGTGTACGCCGCCGTGACCGCGAAAGACGAGATGAAACCTAGGTCCGGATTTCTAGACAAAACCttgtttttgagttttttaatATCTGACTGGTGCAGTGTGAACGCGGCCCTGACTCTGCCACTAGGCAGCGGAAAACTTGATGATGTCAGCGGGGTGTTTCTCATCAGGCTCCAGTACTTTTCATCAGCTTTTTGGGTATCCCAAAAAACTAATGACCTGTCATAAATCAGCGGGGGTGAGCGGTTTCTCAACTGCTCGTCCCCGTTGAGTTTATTAACCTCGGCCCAGGCCCACATGAATCCGACGATGGACCTGGCGTCGCCGAGGCAGTGGTGATTGCTCACCCCGATGCAGATCCCGCGGCCGGGGAAGAGCGTCGCCTGGAGGGCGATGAGAGGGgcaattttgtaattttcctCCTCGGCCAGCGGGGGCATCGGGGGGAGGAATTCGTAGAATTGGTCGGAGTCTCGGGCGTGGCTTCCGGTGAGTTCGTCGAAGTCGCGGTGGGAGACGGCGATCGTGAGGGGGGCGGTGTCGCCGGAGACGTAGCGGATGAAGGGGCGGGATTTTTCGGTGTCGAGAGGGTAGAGGAGGTTTCCGGCGACGGGGGGGAAGTGTTGGAGGgtgagagagagggagtgTTTGAGGTTTGGAACGATGGTGGAGGAGAATTCGGCCTCGGTGCAAGGGTGGTTGTAGAAGATGAGGCGGCGGATGGGGTGGAAATGGAGCCAGAAGATGTCGAAGAAGCAGAGGTTGATGGTTAGGTCCGCGGCGGAGCCCGGCGGAGGGGAGATGCCG is drawn from Salvia hispanica cultivar TCC Black 2014 chromosome 6, UniMelb_Shisp_WGS_1.0, whole genome shotgun sequence and contains these coding sequences:
- the LOC125193612 gene encoding malonyl-coenzyme:anthocyanin 5-O-glucoside-6'''-O-malonyltransferase-like, producing MSTTVLETSGISPPPGSAADLTINLCFFDIFWLHFHPIRRLIFYNHPCTEAEFSSTIVPNLKHSLSLTLQHFPPVAGNLLYPLDTEKSRPFIRYVSGDTAPLTIAVSHRDFDELTGSHARDSDQFYEFLPPMPPLAEEENYKIAPLIALQATLFPGRGICIGVSNHHCLGDARSIVGFMWAWAEVNKLNGDEQLRNRSPPLIYDRSLVFWDTQKADEKYWSLMRNTPLTSSSFPLPSGRVRAAFTLHQSDIKKLKNKVLSRNPDLGFISSFAVTAAYTWSSVVKSVDAAGEEVDEDRDEVFFFSADGRGRPNAMIDPPVPVNYFGNCLGGGMIKMEHKKVAAEEGFVAAAEAIADHIKNQINNKENFLKGADNWLSEASKFRELSTFGVSGSPKFDMLNSDFGWGTGSRLEVLSMDKEKYSMSLCNSSDSPGGLVVGLSLPKERMEAFATIFGDGLKF